A DNA window from Coffea arabica cultivar ET-39 chromosome 6c, Coffea Arabica ET-39 HiFi, whole genome shotgun sequence contains the following coding sequences:
- the LOC113694000 gene encoding uncharacterized protein isoform X6, protein MEVRNGGEEIDRLERGLLLDSSGSSADSQSANDEEEEEETDHFDEEEPVLYTASFEEAEENFVNYQTAQWILYSLLLILAWGIGLFMLLYLPFRRYILRKHIRSRKLYVTPNAIVYKVIKPVPFPCFGVLKREKHIVLPSVADIAIEQGYLQSKFGVYSIRIENVGVRRPPSDDLQIQGIANPHAFRKAVLMRLSNIRSQAFSRQASAVEDTNSRLAQSSTASMSPSKFLRHDSSSHIPEWVILQKLEEVGSSVKRVQNLIEGRNSQIAEHSD, encoded by the exons ATGGAAGTAAGAAACGGAGGAGAGGAAATAGACCGGCTAGAAAGGGGGCTATTACTCGACAGCAGCGGCTCAAGCGCGGATTCCCAATCGGCGAACgacgaggaggaggaggaggagaccGATCATTTTGACGAAGAAGAACCGGTGCTCTACACGGCGTCGTTCGAGGAAGCCGAAGAGAATTTCGTAAATTACCAGACAGCTCAGTGGATATTGTACTCGTTGCTGTTGATATTGGCATGGGGGATAGGGCTTTTCATGCTGCTTTATTTGCCCTTTCGGAGATATATTCTGCGTAAGCATATCCGCTCCAGAAAGCTCTACGTCACCCCTAACGCCATTGTCTacaaa GTGATAAAGCCAGTTCCATTCCCTTGTTTTGGGGTTTTGAAAAGAGAGAAGCATATTGTATTGCCTTCAGTAGCTGACATTGCGATTGAACAAG GATATCTACAGTCTAAGTTTGGTGTCTACTCAATACGAATTGAGAATGTTGGTGTGAGAAGGCCACCAAGCGATGATCTTCAAATCCAAGGCATTGCTAATCCTCATGCTTTTAGGAAG GCTGTTCTGATGCGTCTTTCAAATATAAGAAGTCAGGCATTCTCAAGACAAGCTTCTGCTGTGGAAGATACAAATTCAAGGCTAGCTCAATCATCAACTGCTTCG ATGTCCCCCTCAAAATTCCTCAGGCATGATTCTTCTTCTCATATTCCGGAGTGGGTAATTTTGCAAAAGCTGGAGGAGGTTGGCAGTTCAGTGAAG AGAGTTCAAAACTTGATTGAAGGGCGAAACTCTCAAATAGCAGAACATTCAGATTGA